One window of Theropithecus gelada isolate Dixy chromosome 4, Tgel_1.0, whole genome shotgun sequence genomic DNA carries:
- the PLN gene encoding cardiac phospholamban → MEKVQYLTRSAIRRASTIEMPQQARQNLQNLFINFCLILICLLLICIIVMLL, encoded by the coding sequence ATGGAGAAAGTCCAATACCTCACTCGCTCAGCTATAAGAAGAGCCTCAACCATTGAAATGCCTCAACAAGCACGTCAAAATCTACAGAATCTATTTATCAATTTCTGTCTCATCTTAATATGTCTCTTGCTGATCTGTATCATCGTGATGCTTCTCTGA